The following are encoded together in the Desulfitobacterium chlororespirans DSM 11544 genome:
- a CDS encoding dihydrofolate reductase family protein — protein sequence MRRVRYQVACSMDGYIAAPNDGFDWITPEPSFDFEALYAQFDTLLMGRRTYEIVRATGESFRGKQVIVASRSLRPVDHPDVEIVSEGLEARIRELRGQPGRDIWLYGGGNLFSQLLAWNLVDTFEPAIIPILLGGGVQLLPPHGIRRCLELVRHRAYPSGMLLLEYEVQQAGEGIGQQKSLATRG from the coding sequence ATGAGACGGGTGCGATACCAGGTCGCGTGTAGCATGGATGGCTATATCGCGGCACCGAACGATGGTTTTGATTGGATTACCCCAGAGCCCTCGTTCGATTTTGAGGCGCTGTATGCGCAATTTGACACGTTGCTGATGGGGCGACGCACGTACGAGATCGTACGCGCAACGGGCGAGAGCTTTCGCGGAAAGCAAGTGATCGTGGCCTCACGGTCGCTTCGGCCAGTGGACCATCCTGATGTTGAGATCGTGAGCGAGGGACTTGAAGCACGAATCCGAGAGCTTCGTGGGCAACCTGGCCGGGATATCTGGCTCTACGGCGGAGGGAATCTCTTCTCCCAACTTCTCGCCTGGAATCTGGTTGATACATTCGAACCGGCGATTATACCGATTCTTCTGGGAGGTGGGGTGCAGTTGCTCCCTCCACACGGGATACGTCGGTGTCTGGAGCTCGTTCGGCACCGTGCCTATCCCAGTGGGATGCTTCTCCTCGAATATGAGGTGCAACAGGCTGGGGAAGGCATCGGGCAACAGAAAAGTCTCGCAACTAGAGGATGA